In Argiope bruennichi chromosome 4, qqArgBrue1.1, whole genome shotgun sequence, a single window of DNA contains:
- the LOC129965543 gene encoding tensin-1-like isoform X4, protein MRLEQRTEESRHDFRTKTFRKDRFCDVCQRPIDYQGSSCKSCKVACHKECEMKVVAGCEPSSVNYELRSPSLVKGPDKIRRSRSLDRHPTFAMDITYVTERIIVITFPQTETDATYKSNLKEVTRMLRTKHGTNYMVFNLSEKRYDLAKFNNRVFEFGWPPNLAPPLERLCSICKSVDSWLNSDPQNIAVIHSKGDKGRAGVVIAAYMHYSNICASADQALDRFAMKQFFDDKLADSMQPSQKRYVHYFAGLLSGAIRMNNNSLFLHRIIIHGVPNFDSRGGCRPFVKIYQGMQQIYTSGVYSATEKSRKIIISLDAGLQVRGDVFIKCYHKSSRPLARYTIFQLQFHTCTIDSNEVTFEKGELDNACTDSRFTANGKVELLFSSHREDFRGNGSVQDSTMPVESSNDPLVKWDSYENFDLVPEDNLDDVGYLDGITNVLYTEGPLDGSLYATVTKKKYTDVLIHPHLNQDSFNDVEGPHSIDSGISSSSGIRNVDIESHNPSERSTSRTTPYSNFKDEQAELDELVHGMLKEIQSIPDAPVYSTLRPFTSSLSSPSPKNQNFSSITTTTIETENYATPRSTSVPTSIISVNGNKQVFSGSNYKPIESVTYSQKREVFFDDEENTPYHARKSASPFTYSAQSPVGERKRLLSDGHQPLGTSERYRDGPSFSWLQRQQDKLKARKEGRGWDDRHQKEQLLLDELRRTQKKPLANGESFEDISLGLDFSSSSRETSPSKGLSYTLPLHVHTYNGHTSTSQTQPTKPPVYRNTSAPSSPILPQRSSSKDVTRYRYPQFQSQSKTLTRQNSDTSYDRERPFVATRKAHQLAKEQIASNRTSPHNVIASSTIYGNVYSPKPDFSDPGLLGLANSGNKQNTTPDPSAAKLDKLERTLQELSVSSSSTNSPRDARGSPLPYQSTPNKGSYTIDGSSWSPSVIGSSPPSSPSRMDRPVTPAFPVPPGTPYQNQDPTCSTLPPKSPLLSRFSQSYRLAMRDTYNKMNSRRWSCLIESDWTKDRSPSPATLQNMHHDFSAMQRPSSTNGQSSPSVYYGQSRPSSMVSLNESSEVIHHHPMFVKDTSKYWYKPNISREEAINILKDKAPGTFIIRDSNSFPGAYGLALKVATPPPNVPINKSGDPSNELVRHFLIETTSKGVRLKGCQNEPTFGSLSALVYQHSITPLALPCRLVLPEQDLMPDADEQAKNNDSLLEQGAACTVLYLTSVEMESLTGPQAVKKAVTEALAKKPLPSAVPVHFKVSNQGITLTDNTRKLFFRRHYPVKSISHCGLDLEGRKWTQTNEDGVPINTCRIFGFVARKPTSQTDNQCHLFAEHDADQPASAIVHFVTKVMMTETPQTSQMV, encoded by the exons AGAAGTCCTTCGCTAGTCAAAGGACCCGATAAGATCAGAAGATCAAG AAGTTTAGATAGGCATCCGACATTTGCAATGGACATCACGTACGTTACAGAGCGTATAATTG TAATAACGTTTCCACAAACGGAAACTGATGCCACGTACAAAAGCAATCTGAAAGAAGTCACACGCATGCTCAGGACTAAGCATGGAACCAATTACATG gTATTTAATCTTTCAGAAAAACGCTACGATCTTGCAAAATTCAATAACAGG GTGTTCGAATTTGGATGGCCCCCAAATCTTGCGCCTCCTCTTGAAAGATTATGTAGTATCTGCAAATCTGTCGACTCTTGGCTCAACAGTGATCCTCAAAATATAGCTGTCATACACTCCAAG GGTGATAAAGGGCGCGCAGGTGTTGTCATCGCCGCATACATGCACTACAGTAACATATGCGCGAG CGCTGATCAAGCCTTGGACAGGTTTGCCATGAAGCAGTTCTTCGACGACAAATTAGCAGATTCTATGCAACCTTCTCAGAAGAG ATACGTCCATTACTTCGCGGGCCTTCTGTCAGGTGCAATACGAATGAATAATAACTCTCTCTTCCTTCATCGTATCATTATTCATGGAGTGCCAAATTTTGATTCCCGGGGAG gTTGCAGGCCTTTCGTAAAAATTTATCAAGGGATGCAGCAAATTTATACATCTGGGGTCTA TTCAGCCACAGAGAAGTCACGAAAAATCATCATCTCTTTGGATGCTGGCTTGCAAGTACGAGGAGACGTGTTCATCAAGTGCTATCACAAGAGCAGCCGCCCTCTTGCGCGGTACACCATCTTCCAGCTGCAGTTCCATACTTGCACCATAGACTCGAATGAGGTGACCTTTGAGAAAGGAGAACTGGATAATGCATGTACAG aTTCTCGCTTTACAGCAAATGGAAAAGTTGAACTTTTGTTTTCTAGCCACCGGGAAGATTTTAGAG gaAATGGGTCTGTACAAGATTCTACAATGCCAGTGGAAAGTTCAAATGATCCATTAGTAAAATGGGATTCTTATGAAAACTTCGATTTAGTCCCAGAAGATAATTTAGATG ATGTTGGTTATCTTGATGGGATTACAAATG TTCTTTATACAGAAGGGCCTTTGGATGGTAGTTTGTATGCTACTGTCACAAAGAAGAAATACACAGATGTATTGATCCATCCCCATTTGAACCAGGATTCTTTTAATGATGTTGAAGGGCCTCATAGTATTGATTCTGGAATTTCATCTAGCTCTGGCATTCGTAATGTTG ATATCGAAAGCCACAATCCATCTGAACGCTCGACGTCAAGAACAACtccatattcaaatttcaaagacGAACAAGCAGAATTGGATGAACTCGTCCATGGAATGTTGAAAGAAATCCAATCAATTCCAGATGCTCCTGTCTACAGCACTCTGAGGCCCTTTACTTCATCATTAAGCAGTCCATCccctaaaaatcaaaatttctctaGCATAACTACAACCACAATAGAAACTGAAAACTATGCTACACCAAGAAGTACCTCTGTGCCAACAAGTATCATCAGTGTGAATGGTAACAAACAAGTCTTCTCTGGCAGTAATTATAAACCAATAGAGAGTGTGACATATTCTCAGAAGAGAGAAGTGTTTTTTGATGATGAAGAGAATACACCGTACCATGCACGAAAGTCAGCATCCCCTTTCACATACAGTGCACAGAGTCCAGTTGGTGAGAGAAAGAGACTTCTTTCGGATGGACATCAACCATTAGGAACGTCTGAGAG GTACAGAGATGGTCCTTCCTTCTCCTGGCTTCAGAGGCAGCAAGACAAGTTGAAAGCCCGTAAAGAAGGGCGTGGGTGGGATGATAGACATCAGAAGGAGCAGCTTTTATTGGATGAATTAAGACGAACACAGAAGAAACCACTCGCCAATGGGGAATCATTTGAAGATATTAGTCTGGGATTAGATTTTTCATCTTCCTCTCGAGAAACATCTCCTTCAAAG GGCCTTAGCTACACTTTGCCTTTACATGTACATACATACAATGGTCATACATCTACTTCACAGACACAGCCTACTAAACCTCCTGTGTATAGAAATACCAGTGCCCCATCCTCACCTATTCTTCCTCAAAGAAGCAGTAGTAAAGATGTCACTCGATACAG ataCCCACAGTTTCAGAGTCAAAGTAAAACTCTTACCAGACAAAATTCTGACACTTCATATGACCGGGAAAGACCTTTTGTTGCTACCAGGAAGGCCCATCAACTGGCCAAAGAACAGATTGCTAGCAATCGTACTTCTCCTCACAATGTAATTGCATCATCAACAATATATGGAAATGTGTATTCGCCTAAACCTGACTTTTCGGATCCAGGGCTTCTAGGCTTAGCCAATTCTGGAAATAAACAGAATACAACACCTGATCCAA gtGCTGCCAAACTTGATAAACTTGAAAGAACTCTTCAAGAGCTGTCAGTTTCCTCGAGTTCAACTAACAGTCCACGAGATGCTCGTGGTTCACCTCTGCCTTATCAGTCTACTCCTAACAAG GGTAGCTACACAATTGATGGTTCATCTTGGTCACCATCAGTCATCGGATCAAGCCCCCCTAGCAGTCCTTCCAGAATGGATAGACCTGTTACTCCAGCTTTCCCTGTACCCCCGGGAACACCCTATCAAAATCaag atccaACGTGTTCAACTCTACCACCAAAGAGCCCTCTGCTGTCACg CTTCTCGCAAAGCTACAGATTAGCTATGAGGgatacatataataaaatgaatagccGTAGATGGTCCTGTTTAATTGAGTCAGACTGGAC TAAGGATCGTAGTCCATCTCCTGCCACTCTACAGAACATGCATCATGATTTCTCTGCAATGCAAAGGCCAAGCAGTACAAACGGTCAGAGTTCACCAAGTGTCTATTATGGTCAATCGAGACCATCAAGTATGGTTTCCCTCAATG agtcTTCTGAAGTAATTCATCACCATCCCATGTTTGTGAAAGATACATCAAAATACTGGTACAAGCCAAATATATCTAGGGAAGAAG ctataaatatattgaaagataAAGCTCCTGGAACTTTTATTATCAGAGATAGTAATTCTTTTCCTGGTGCATATGGCTTAGCCTTGAAAGTGGCCACACCTCCACCTAATGTACCTATTAATAAATCAG GAGATCCATCTAATGAACTTGTTCGTCACTTTTTGATTGAAACAACTTCAAAAGGTGTTCGTTTGAAAGGTTGCCAAAATGAGCCAACATTTG gaagtctgtctgctcTTGTTTATCAGCATTCAATCACACCATTGGCTTTGCCTTGCCGATTGGTATTGCCAGAACAag ATTTGATGCCAGATGCTGATGAACAAGCCAAAAATAATGACTCACTTTTAGAACAAGGAGCAG CCTGCACAGTTCTGTATTTGACTTCCGTGGAGATGGAATCCCTGACAGGCCCTCAGGCTGTCAAGAAAGCTGTGACAGAAGCATTAGCCAAGAAACCTCTACCTTCCGCAGTTCCAGTGCACTTCAAAGTATCCAACCAAGGAATCACTCTGACAGACAATACAAGGAA attattcttCAGACGTCATTACCCAGTGAAATCAATTAGCCATTGTGGATTGGACTTGGAAGGTCGCAAATGGACCCAAA
- the LOC129965543 gene encoding tensin-1-like isoform X8: MAMFSFDMLPTDMKMFTVVAGCEPSSVNYELRSPSLVKGPDKIRRSRSLDRHPTFAMDITYVTERIIVITFPQTETDATYKSNLKEVTRMLRTKHGTNYMVFNLSEKRYDLAKFNNRVFEFGWPPNLAPPLERLCSICKSVDSWLNSDPQNIAVIHSKGDKGRAGVVIAAYMHYSNICASADQALDRFAMKQFFDDKLADSMQPSQKRYVHYFAGLLSGAIRMNNNSLFLHRIIIHGVPNFDSRGGCRPFVKIYQGMQQIYTSGVYSATEKSRKIIISLDAGLQVRGDVFIKCYHKSSRPLARYTIFQLQFHTCTIDSNEVTFEKGELDNACTDSRFTANGKVELLFSSHREDFRGNGSVQDSTMPVESSNDPLVKWDSYENFDLVPEDNLDDVGYLDGITNVLYTEGPLDGSLYATVTKKKYTDVLIHPHLNQDSFNDVEGPHSIDSGISSSSGIRNVDIESHNPSERSTSRTTPYSNFKDEQAELDELVHGMLKEIQSIPDAPVYSTLRPFTSSLSSPSPKNQNFSSITTTTIETENYATPRSTSVPTSIISVNGNKQVFSGSNYKPIESVTYSQKREVFFDDEENTPYHARKSASPFTYSAQSPVGERKRLLSDGHQPLGTSERYRDGPSFSWLQRQQDKLKARKEGRGWDDRHQKEQLLLDELRRTQKKPLANGESFEDISLGLDFSSSSRETSPSKGLSYTLPLHVHTYNGHTSTSQTQPTKPPVYRNTSAPSSPILPQRSSSKDVTRYRYPQFQSQSKTLTRQNSDTSYDRERPFVATRKAHQLAKEQIASNRTSPHNVIASSTIYGNVYSPKPDFSDPGLLGLANSGNKQNTTPDPSAAKLDKLERTLQELSVSSSSTNSPRDARGSPLPYQSTPNKGSYTIDGSSWSPSVIGSSPPSSPSRMDRPVTPAFPVPPGTPYQNQDPTCSTLPPKSPLLSRFSQSYRLAMRDTYNKMNSRRWSCLIESDWTKDRSPSPATLQNMHHDFSAMQRPSSTNGQSSPSVYYGQSRPSSMVSLNESSEVIHHHPMFVKDTSKYWYKPNISREEAINILKDKAPGTFIIRDSNSFPGAYGLALKVATPPPNVPINKSGDPSNELVRHFLIETTSKGVRLKGCQNEPTFGSLSALVYQHSITPLALPCRLVLPEQDLMPDADEQAKNNDSLLEQGAACTVLYLTSVEMESLTGPQAVKKAVTEALAKKPLPSAVPVHFKVSNQGITLTDNTRKLFFRRHYPVKSISHCGLDLEGRKWTQTNEDGVPINTCRIFGFVARKPTSQTDNQCHLFAEHDADQPASAIVHFVTKVMMTETPQTSQMV; encoded by the exons AGAAGTCCTTCGCTAGTCAAAGGACCCGATAAGATCAGAAGATCAAG AAGTTTAGATAGGCATCCGACATTTGCAATGGACATCACGTACGTTACAGAGCGTATAATTG TAATAACGTTTCCACAAACGGAAACTGATGCCACGTACAAAAGCAATCTGAAAGAAGTCACACGCATGCTCAGGACTAAGCATGGAACCAATTACATG gTATTTAATCTTTCAGAAAAACGCTACGATCTTGCAAAATTCAATAACAGG GTGTTCGAATTTGGATGGCCCCCAAATCTTGCGCCTCCTCTTGAAAGATTATGTAGTATCTGCAAATCTGTCGACTCTTGGCTCAACAGTGATCCTCAAAATATAGCTGTCATACACTCCAAG GGTGATAAAGGGCGCGCAGGTGTTGTCATCGCCGCATACATGCACTACAGTAACATATGCGCGAG CGCTGATCAAGCCTTGGACAGGTTTGCCATGAAGCAGTTCTTCGACGACAAATTAGCAGATTCTATGCAACCTTCTCAGAAGAG ATACGTCCATTACTTCGCGGGCCTTCTGTCAGGTGCAATACGAATGAATAATAACTCTCTCTTCCTTCATCGTATCATTATTCATGGAGTGCCAAATTTTGATTCCCGGGGAG gTTGCAGGCCTTTCGTAAAAATTTATCAAGGGATGCAGCAAATTTATACATCTGGGGTCTA TTCAGCCACAGAGAAGTCACGAAAAATCATCATCTCTTTGGATGCTGGCTTGCAAGTACGAGGAGACGTGTTCATCAAGTGCTATCACAAGAGCAGCCGCCCTCTTGCGCGGTACACCATCTTCCAGCTGCAGTTCCATACTTGCACCATAGACTCGAATGAGGTGACCTTTGAGAAAGGAGAACTGGATAATGCATGTACAG aTTCTCGCTTTACAGCAAATGGAAAAGTTGAACTTTTGTTTTCTAGCCACCGGGAAGATTTTAGAG gaAATGGGTCTGTACAAGATTCTACAATGCCAGTGGAAAGTTCAAATGATCCATTAGTAAAATGGGATTCTTATGAAAACTTCGATTTAGTCCCAGAAGATAATTTAGATG ATGTTGGTTATCTTGATGGGATTACAAATG TTCTTTATACAGAAGGGCCTTTGGATGGTAGTTTGTATGCTACTGTCACAAAGAAGAAATACACAGATGTATTGATCCATCCCCATTTGAACCAGGATTCTTTTAATGATGTTGAAGGGCCTCATAGTATTGATTCTGGAATTTCATCTAGCTCTGGCATTCGTAATGTTG ATATCGAAAGCCACAATCCATCTGAACGCTCGACGTCAAGAACAACtccatattcaaatttcaaagacGAACAAGCAGAATTGGATGAACTCGTCCATGGAATGTTGAAAGAAATCCAATCAATTCCAGATGCTCCTGTCTACAGCACTCTGAGGCCCTTTACTTCATCATTAAGCAGTCCATCccctaaaaatcaaaatttctctaGCATAACTACAACCACAATAGAAACTGAAAACTATGCTACACCAAGAAGTACCTCTGTGCCAACAAGTATCATCAGTGTGAATGGTAACAAACAAGTCTTCTCTGGCAGTAATTATAAACCAATAGAGAGTGTGACATATTCTCAGAAGAGAGAAGTGTTTTTTGATGATGAAGAGAATACACCGTACCATGCACGAAAGTCAGCATCCCCTTTCACATACAGTGCACAGAGTCCAGTTGGTGAGAGAAAGAGACTTCTTTCGGATGGACATCAACCATTAGGAACGTCTGAGAG GTACAGAGATGGTCCTTCCTTCTCCTGGCTTCAGAGGCAGCAAGACAAGTTGAAAGCCCGTAAAGAAGGGCGTGGGTGGGATGATAGACATCAGAAGGAGCAGCTTTTATTGGATGAATTAAGACGAACACAGAAGAAACCACTCGCCAATGGGGAATCATTTGAAGATATTAGTCTGGGATTAGATTTTTCATCTTCCTCTCGAGAAACATCTCCTTCAAAG GGCCTTAGCTACACTTTGCCTTTACATGTACATACATACAATGGTCATACATCTACTTCACAGACACAGCCTACTAAACCTCCTGTGTATAGAAATACCAGTGCCCCATCCTCACCTATTCTTCCTCAAAGAAGCAGTAGTAAAGATGTCACTCGATACAG ataCCCACAGTTTCAGAGTCAAAGTAAAACTCTTACCAGACAAAATTCTGACACTTCATATGACCGGGAAAGACCTTTTGTTGCTACCAGGAAGGCCCATCAACTGGCCAAAGAACAGATTGCTAGCAATCGTACTTCTCCTCACAATGTAATTGCATCATCAACAATATATGGAAATGTGTATTCGCCTAAACCTGACTTTTCGGATCCAGGGCTTCTAGGCTTAGCCAATTCTGGAAATAAACAGAATACAACACCTGATCCAA gtGCTGCCAAACTTGATAAACTTGAAAGAACTCTTCAAGAGCTGTCAGTTTCCTCGAGTTCAACTAACAGTCCACGAGATGCTCGTGGTTCACCTCTGCCTTATCAGTCTACTCCTAACAAG GGTAGCTACACAATTGATGGTTCATCTTGGTCACCATCAGTCATCGGATCAAGCCCCCCTAGCAGTCCTTCCAGAATGGATAGACCTGTTACTCCAGCTTTCCCTGTACCCCCGGGAACACCCTATCAAAATCaag atccaACGTGTTCAACTCTACCACCAAAGAGCCCTCTGCTGTCACg CTTCTCGCAAAGCTACAGATTAGCTATGAGGgatacatataataaaatgaatagccGTAGATGGTCCTGTTTAATTGAGTCAGACTGGAC TAAGGATCGTAGTCCATCTCCTGCCACTCTACAGAACATGCATCATGATTTCTCTGCAATGCAAAGGCCAAGCAGTACAAACGGTCAGAGTTCACCAAGTGTCTATTATGGTCAATCGAGACCATCAAGTATGGTTTCCCTCAATG agtcTTCTGAAGTAATTCATCACCATCCCATGTTTGTGAAAGATACATCAAAATACTGGTACAAGCCAAATATATCTAGGGAAGAAG ctataaatatattgaaagataAAGCTCCTGGAACTTTTATTATCAGAGATAGTAATTCTTTTCCTGGTGCATATGGCTTAGCCTTGAAAGTGGCCACACCTCCACCTAATGTACCTATTAATAAATCAG GAGATCCATCTAATGAACTTGTTCGTCACTTTTTGATTGAAACAACTTCAAAAGGTGTTCGTTTGAAAGGTTGCCAAAATGAGCCAACATTTG gaagtctgtctgctcTTGTTTATCAGCATTCAATCACACCATTGGCTTTGCCTTGCCGATTGGTATTGCCAGAACAag ATTTGATGCCAGATGCTGATGAACAAGCCAAAAATAATGACTCACTTTTAGAACAAGGAGCAG CCTGCACAGTTCTGTATTTGACTTCCGTGGAGATGGAATCCCTGACAGGCCCTCAGGCTGTCAAGAAAGCTGTGACAGAAGCATTAGCCAAGAAACCTCTACCTTCCGCAGTTCCAGTGCACTTCAAAGTATCCAACCAAGGAATCACTCTGACAGACAATACAAGGAA attattcttCAGACGTCATTACCCAGTGAAATCAATTAGCCATTGTGGATTGGACTTGGAAGGTCGCAAATGGACCCAAA